A genomic segment from Aerosakkonema funiforme FACHB-1375 encodes:
- a CDS encoding lysylphosphatidylglycerol synthase domain-containing protein, which yields MKQIQSRLLPYLRWAIVGGTLFFLAKALKDNAGSVAAIRIAPAGWAILAIAIGVTLLAHIWSGWVWSWILRELHQPIGAGWSVQIYLKTNIAKYLPGNVWHYYGRIKATTDVGICRSAATLSVLLEPLLMAAAALLIALFSSLLVETDLPNVYRWLEFLGLAIVSIAIHPKFLNPLIQLATQMKAKAKGFATVDVGALQMKRYPLLPLLGEMGFLSLRGFGFLCTWLALKPVPPSQVFLLLGAFCVAWLLGLVVPGAPGGVGVFETSAIALLDDSFSPGLILSVVALYRLVSILAEAIGAGLIWLDSRLIAHR from the coding sequence ATGAAGCAAATCCAGTCGCGTCTTTTGCCTTATCTGCGCTGGGCTATTGTAGGCGGGACACTGTTTTTTTTGGCTAAAGCGCTCAAAGATAACGCTGGGTCGGTGGCGGCTATCCGGATCGCGCCGGCTGGATGGGCAATTCTGGCGATCGCAATCGGAGTCACTTTACTGGCCCATATTTGGTCTGGCTGGGTGTGGAGTTGGATTCTGCGGGAACTTCACCAACCGATCGGGGCTGGTTGGAGTGTCCAAATTTACCTAAAAACCAACATAGCTAAGTATTTACCCGGTAATGTCTGGCACTACTACGGGCGTATCAAGGCTACTACAGATGTGGGTATTTGCCGAAGTGCCGCTACCCTCAGCGTGTTACTGGAACCGCTGCTGATGGCGGCTGCCGCCTTACTGATTGCTTTGTTTAGTAGCTTGCTAGTAGAGACGGATTTACCCAATGTTTATCGGTGGTTGGAATTTCTCGGTCTGGCGATAGTTTCGATCGCAATTCATCCTAAGTTTTTAAACCCGTTGATTCAATTGGCGACTCAGATGAAAGCTAAAGCTAAAGGTTTCGCGACAGTTGATGTCGGTGCTTTGCAAATGAAACGCTACCCCCTACTGCCTTTGTTGGGAGAGATGGGTTTTTTAAGTTTGCGCGGTTTCGGTTTCTTGTGTACTTGGTTGGCCCTCAAACCGGTGCCTCCCAGTCAGGTATTTCTGCTGTTGGGTGCTTTCTGTGTAGCATGGTTGTTGGGTTTGGTTGTTCCTGGCGCACCGGGAGGTGTGGGAGTTTTTGAAACAAGTGCGATCGCGCTTTTGGATGACAGTTTTTCACCGGGTCTCATCCTCAGTGTAGTTGCACTTTACCGTCTGGTGAGTATTTTAGCGGAAGCGATCGGTGCCGGATTGATTTGGCTTGACTCGCGCTTAATCGCTCATCGGTAA
- the trpA gene encoding tryptophan synthase subunit alpha — protein MTLISDCFAALRSRSQCALIPFITAGDPDLETTAKALRILDRTGADIIELGVPYSDPLADGPVIQAAATRALQRGVKLDDVLQMLEGVIPELRSPIVLFTYYNPIINRGIDKFLHQLSKVGVSGLVVPDLPLEEAEGLLNPAAKLGIDVVLLVAPTSSKERIAAIAQKSQGFIYLVSVTGVTGMRSGLETRVEDLLKQMRGVTDKPIGVGFGISAPEHARQVRDWGADAAIVGSAIVKRLADGEPEKGLKAIEEFCQSLKQAISTVT, from the coding sequence ATGACCTTAATTTCCGATTGTTTTGCAGCCTTACGCTCTCGCTCTCAGTGCGCTCTGATTCCTTTTATAACGGCTGGCGATCCAGATTTAGAAACAACAGCTAAGGCGTTGCGGATTCTCGATCGCACCGGTGCTGATATCATCGAACTCGGTGTCCCCTACTCCGACCCTTTGGCAGATGGCCCGGTGATTCAAGCGGCGGCTACTCGCGCCCTCCAACGCGGAGTTAAATTAGATGATGTTCTCCAAATGCTAGAGGGCGTTATCCCAGAATTGCGATCGCCGATCGTCCTCTTTACCTACTACAATCCCATTATCAATCGCGGCATTGACAAATTTTTACACCAGCTTTCAAAAGTGGGAGTCAGCGGTTTAGTCGTACCCGACCTACCCCTAGAAGAAGCTGAAGGTTTGTTGAACCCAGCCGCAAAATTGGGCATTGATGTGGTATTATTAGTCGCTCCGACCAGTTCCAAAGAACGCATCGCAGCGATCGCCCAAAAGTCCCAAGGATTTATCTATTTGGTTAGCGTGACCGGCGTCACGGGGATGCGTTCCGGACTGGAAACGCGAGTTGAAGATTTACTCAAGCAGATGCGGGGCGTCACCGACAAACCGATCGGTGTCGGTTTTGGTATATCCGCACCGGAACACGCCCGTCAGGTGAGAGATTGGGGTGCTGATGCGGCAATTGTGGGTAGCGCCATTGTCAAACGTTTGGCAGATGGAGAGCCGGAAAAGGGATTGAAAGCAATTGAAGAGTTTTGCCAGAGTTTAAAGCAGGCGATCTCAACTGTAACTTGA
- a CDS encoding WGxxGxxG family protein encodes MKSSKLSKVVGASLLSLSLVTLPAVLPASAQTNTSPNSTDRTTDTTTDYNNNRQGVDYRTGDRDFDWGWLGLLGLIGLAGLARPKREEPVRYREPDEVSRPGARY; translated from the coding sequence ATGAAAAGTTCTAAATTGTCCAAAGTTGTTGGTGCTAGTTTGCTGAGTTTAAGTTTGGTTACTCTACCTGCGGTTCTGCCTGCTTCTGCCCAAACCAACACATCTCCCAATTCAACTGATAGAACTACCGATACAACTACCGATTACAACAATAACCGCCAAGGCGTTGATTATAGAACAGGCGATCGAGACTTTGATTGGGGCTGGTTAGGTTTGTTAGGTCTGATCGGTTTGGCAGGTTTAGCTCGTCCGAAACGCGAAGAACCAGTTCGTTATCGCGAGCCTGATGAAGTGAGTCGTCCGGGTGCGCGTTACTAA
- a CDS encoding DUF3007 family protein, translating to MRRIDVIVIGLGIFAAGGIAYLVLQVAGLDSQQAGIWSQAFLVVGIIGWLLTYIFRVGNKQMTYNQQLKDYEEAVVNKRLEELTPEELAKIETEIEQEKVSGQRSAISPKEEN from the coding sequence ATGCGACGGATTGACGTTATAGTTATTGGCCTGGGTATCTTTGCCGCAGGCGGAATAGCTTACCTTGTTTTGCAAGTAGCTGGGCTAGATAGCCAGCAAGCTGGAATCTGGAGTCAGGCATTTTTGGTTGTGGGTATCATCGGTTGGCTGTTGACTTACATATTCCGAGTTGGCAATAAACAGATGACCTATAACCAGCAACTGAAAGACTACGAAGAAGCTGTAGTGAATAAACGGCTGGAAGAACTGACTCCGGAAGAACTGGCAAAAATCGAAACCGAAATCGAACAAGAAAAGGTTAGCGGTCAGCGGTCAGCCATCAGTCCAAAGGAAGAAAATTGA
- the ndhL gene encoding NAD(P)H-quinone oxidoreductase subunit L, producing the protein MLIALLYLILGGAYLLVIPVAVYIYLQNRWYVASSIERGFMYFMVFFFFPGLLVLAPFLNFRPKRRQIEA; encoded by the coding sequence ATGCTGATTGCGCTTCTGTATTTGATTTTGGGTGGAGCTTACCTGCTAGTGATTCCCGTGGCAGTATATATCTACCTGCAAAACCGTTGGTATGTGGCTAGCTCGATCGAGCGTGGCTTTATGTACTTCATGGTTTTCTTTTTCTTCCCCGGACTGTTAGTGCTTGCCCCGTTTTTAAATTTTCGACCCAAGCGGCGGCAAATTGAAGCTTAA